The Flavobacterium sp. 20NA77.7 genome includes the window ATTTACAAAAATTAACATTAAAATCAAGCAATTATGAAAAAATTACTATTTATACTTGGCATAGTTTTACTTTCTTCGTTTATTTCTTATAATAAAAAATCATTTGAAGTTAAAATTGAAATTGTTAGAAACAAAGTTCAACTTACTCCATCAAGTGGTTTTAATTTTTCGTTAATGGCATTTACAAAAAAATCTGTTTATTTAAACGAAAGTGGAATGATTGATTTAAAAAATAGTGAAGAAGTAAAAAATTCGGATTTCATTTTTAAATTAACTAAAAAAAAGAATACCATTTTATTAGAAGGGATAAAAAATACAAATTGGAAAGATATAGCTTTTAAAAAAGATGCCATTATTAATGAAAGTGGAATAAAATAATCTTAATTATTTAACCAGTTTTCAATCATTTTTTTTCCATGCGTTGTCATGATACTTTCGGGATGAAACTGCACGCCTCTAACATTTAATTCTCTATGTTTCAAAGACATTATAGCCCCCTGACTATCTATCGAAGTAATTGCTAAAACTTCAGGAAGACTTGTTTTATCTACTACCCAAGAATGGTAACGTCCCACAATAAATTGACGTGGAATACCTTCAAATATATAATCTTCATTACATTGTTCAATTTCAGAAGCTACACCATGAAAAACGTGCTGTAAGTTAAGCAAGGTTCCACCAAAAACTTCAGCAATAGCTTGTAAGCCCAAACAGACACCAAATATATCTTTTGAAGAAGAATAAGTTGTAATTACTTGCTTTAACAAACCTGCATCACTTGGCAAACCAGGACCTGGAGATAACATTATTTTAGTAAATTTTTCTAATTCTTCTATTTCAAATGCATCATTTCTAAACACGGTAACTTCTGCCCCTAAATCTTCTAAATAATGTACTAAATTATAGGTAAAACTATCATAATTATCAATCAGCGCTACTTTCATTTCCATTTTTTTTCAAACTTACATATTTTTTTTAAACCATATAATAATTAACTAATAATCTCCATAATCGTTTTGATTTTTATAATTTTGGTGTCAAACTAAAATAGTATGCAAAAATTAGTTAACATTGGAGATAACGTATTGGTATTAGACGATTCACTTGAAGGAAAAGTAGTTGGCTTTAATGCTGCGTATGTACAAATTGAAACGCTTGATGGTTTTGTATTAGAATATTTACCTAACGAGCTTGTCACGATTACTAAGAATGCTCCTGAACTAAATTTTAATAGAAGTATTGATTTGGTTTTAGCGGAAAAAGAACCTGCAAAAAAGAAAGGAGCGCCCTTAGTTCGCTATTCTAAAAAAGAGCAGCCTATTTTTGAAGTCGATTTACATTTAGAAAAAATTATTGCAAAAGCATCTAAAAATTTAACTAATTTTGATAAACTTACCATCCAATTGGATGAAGCAAAACGTGCTTTAGATTTTGCTATTTCAAAGCGTTATTCTAAGGTGGTTTTGATACATGGTATTGGTGAAGGTGTATTAAAATCAGAACTAGAATATTTGGTTAAACGGTATGAAAACATCAGCATACAGGAAGCTAATTACAGTAAATACGGACTGGGAGCAATGGAATTATATATTAAACAGAATTGATAATTATTGTATTACTACATGGGAAAAATATATTTAGATAACGCAGCTACTACCCCACTACGAAAAGAAGTAATTCATACCATGCTAGAAGTGCTAGAGCAAGATTTTGGAAACCCTTCCTCTACACATTCTTTTGGGAGAAGCGCCAAAACGATTATTGAATCGGCTCGAAAAACTATTGCACACTACTTAAACTGTTCGTCTCAAGAAATCATTTTTACGAGTAACGCTACTGAAGCTACCAATTGGATTTTATCCGAATTGATAAAAAACCATAACATTAAACGAATTGTTACCAGCAAATTAGAACATCATGCTACTTTATACACGTGTCAAAAATTAGCAAAAGAATATCAAATAGAACTAGAATATATCCCCGTTTTACCTTCAGGTAATTTAGATTTAAATTACTTGGAAAATACATTGGAAAAATCAATCAAAACAGTTGTAAGTTTGATGCATGTTAATAACGAAATAGGAACCCAACTAGATATTGAAAAGGTCAACCTCCTTTGCAAAAAAAATCAAGTTCTTTTTCATTGTGATACAGTGCAAACAATGGGAAAACTAAAAATTGATTTACAACAAACCGCTCTTGATTTTGCAGTAGCAAGTGCACATAAATTTCATGGACCTAAGGGGATTGGCTTTGCATATATAAACAAAAATATTTCTTTGCAACCTTTATTAGTTGGTGGTGAACAAGAAAAAGGATTACGTGCGGGAACCGAAGCTACACATCAAATTGCGGGGATGGCTAAAGCATTTGAATTGGCACATATTGAATTAGACGAACATAAAAAATATATTTCTGAAATAAAAAACTACTGTGTAAGCGAATTAGAGCAAAGTTTCGAAGGTATTAGAATAAATGGAGAGGATACTTTTTATAACATACTCAATATAAACCTA containing:
- a CDS encoding anthranilate synthase component II — translated: MKVALIDNYDSFTYNLVHYLEDLGAEVTVFRNDAFEIEELEKFTKIMLSPGPGLPSDAGLLKQVITTYSSSKDIFGVCLGLQAIAEVFGGTLLNLQHVFHGVASEIEQCNEDYIFEGIPRQFIVGRYHSWVVDKTSLPEVLAITSIDSQGAIMSLKHRELNVRGVQFHPESIMTTHGKKMIENWLNN
- a CDS encoding Smr/MutS family protein, whose protein sequence is MQKLVNIGDNVLVLDDSLEGKVVGFNAAYVQIETLDGFVLEYLPNELVTITKNAPELNFNRSIDLVLAEKEPAKKKGAPLVRYSKKEQPIFEVDLHLEKIIAKASKNLTNFDKLTIQLDEAKRALDFAISKRYSKVVLIHGIGEGVLKSELEYLVKRYENISIQEANYSKYGLGAMELYIKQN
- a CDS encoding cysteine desulfurase family protein, whose protein sequence is MGKIYLDNAATTPLRKEVIHTMLEVLEQDFGNPSSTHSFGRSAKTIIESARKTIAHYLNCSSQEIIFTSNATEATNWILSELIKNHNIKRIVTSKLEHHATLYTCQKLAKEYQIELEYIPVLPSGNLDLNYLENTLEKSIKTVVSLMHVNNEIGTQLDIEKVNLLCKKNQVLFHCDTVQTMGKLKIDLQQTALDFAVASAHKFHGPKGIGFAYINKNISLQPLLVGGEQEKGLRAGTEATHQIAGMAKAFELAHIELDEHKKYISEIKNYCVSELEQSFEGIRINGEDTFYNILNINLPFSEDKTAMLLFHLDLKGIAVSRGSACQSGSPKPSHVLAEFLSHEELKKPSIRISFSHFNTKEDIDGFINALKSI